ACGCCTTAAAGTCTGCCAGATTATCCACCGGAATTCTAAGCGTATAATTCGCATATCTGTTTCCACTGTCACTGTCAGTACTGCCCTGTACATCTGATTGCTCTACATAACCCTTACTCGTATTAACCAATTCATTCAGTTCATCTAGAAACTTGTCAAACTCTTTCGTCTCTACAGAATAATCCTGTGTTTTAATTAGTTTACGATTCGGATCAGTCACCTGACCTACACTGTCGCTTCCTGAACCGGCATCTGCTGTACTTTCTGCCGCCTGACCTGCCGTATCTGCGTTTTTCGCTTCACCGGGAGCTGTAGCAACCTCCGTTCGAGCATAAGAATCCATCTTATTGCTGCCGGAATTTCCACATCCCGGCAGAACAGCCAGCAGAAGTGTAAGCATTACTGCTGCTATCCTATAGATTTTCATAGCATCTCCTCCTACTTTTCTTCATACAACCAGTTACAAAATGCTTTCATAGGTCATTTTTTTCAAAAAACTCGAGTAATTTGAGTGCATCCTCCAAAGTGTTTTTCCAGCCAAATTTATCAAGATCCACATGTTCGTCTGCGTCCAGGCGAATGCCTTCTATCTCCAGAAGATGGCGCTGAATCCCCGGTATCTCAAAGGCAGCTGCACCGCTTAAAGCGCCTTTTGCATTCACAACCCGGTAAGCCGGAACATCCGACACTTTATGCCCCAGGGCATAGCCCACTTGCCGGGCATTTCCCGGTTTTCCGCAGAGCAGAGCTATCTGACCGTAGGTAGCGACCCTGCCATATGGGACCTCTCTGCAGACAGCCTCCACCCGTTTGTAAAAATCCATTTTATCCCGTTTCTAATCCTTTCTCTGTGATAAAGTTTTTCAAAAATGAAAACACTGTTGTGTAATACTCTTCCGGATTTTTATACTGTGCCTGTGCATGTCCCGCCCCTTTAACGACCAACAACTCTTTTTCTCCATTGGCAGCTTTGTACAGCTCCCTGGCCATCTCCACCGGAATAAAGACATCCTGATCCCCATGAATGAATAAGATGGGAATCCTGGTTCGCTTTACGGCCTCGATTGCAGAAGCCTTCTTTATATCATATCCTCCCCGCAGACGGAGCACAAGATTTGCACCATCAATAACAGGAAAAGCCGGAAGATGAAACCATTCTTTTATCTGCTTTTGAAACATGTGGTATACATCCGTATAGGCACAGTCAGAAACAACTGCTTTTACGTTCTTGGGAAGTTTTTCTCCGGTCA
The window above is part of the Novisyntrophococcus fermenticellae genome. Proteins encoded here:
- a CDS encoding MGMT family protein yields the protein MDFYKRVEAVCREVPYGRVATYGQIALLCGKPGNARQVGYALGHKVSDVPAYRVVNAKGALSGAAAFEIPGIQRHLLEIEGIRLDADEHVDLDKFGWKNTLEDALKLLEFFEKNDL